A single window of Sparus aurata chromosome 22, fSpaAur1.1, whole genome shotgun sequence DNA harbors:
- the nhsl1b gene encoding NHS-like protein 1 isoform X1 has protein sequence MPFHQRSIEPRHVSRLSARDGRTPVEDNGRRKLKKPVLFSSLDEVGCHTLTSIIHQLSDLSRHASDIFLGIEMEAGMVFRRSCRIQGRLQRLQGEIRKLDPKKVKIPVSNLDEESKWTVHYTAPWHQQENVFLPGSRPPCVEDLHRQAKVNLKTALRECDKLRKDGFRSSQYYSQGPTFSDPAQSTSSLQDDEDDDIDKKSTASSAEDDKSQLSMRSQTPLGEGGEGSEFDGQVVWTKAPPLPTPEEKMRQTAKAVPTDIVPINVTGAVFDRQASIRRSLINTDTVSRRPKKVKRRKTISGLPDNINQELAAKGYSGDLRPHSMFLPGHYSTLSRVGSVNSTLRRSQTRDSSCQTEEVKIVPPSMRRIRAQRGQGIAAQMAGISASSSTGSISISSSDSSGILMMPHHFNGDPSRFHSLPRGARVSLSADPIYSSTPIKSLEQTTPQRQIGKLQVDDTVVHMRNIPRTGTLPRPKSQELRGTQSSDWGGGPACLVSPHAAYSTSVIPNATLSSSSEVITLNTTGQLSHSPNSAYPAARPLSLASSTNTDPLISSPAAFTHSSTCPALATSTPNRTQQDGGQVVKGPASESGHSDSSVHSHSTLAPTPPSCLPEEQWIYDTPENVVAPHRTLTSSCSTPINQLYNSLDHSSRTTTDSSSVYSQDNDGYYTSMHMDSGLRSRSHGSGHGAAAGRATRHSMYECREMANQEDSGSLYSDRSLSRSISLRKSKKPPLPPARTDSLRRKPGPKKPLGGVSAISGGNEPNGAMLNETLIASLQQSLQMGLRGGKGKGASPSSPSHSPSSDYDDPWVLRPRSQSSISAGSSAASLAANTNGGNASNVYSLCHVTPAHSETSSLRSDYADSWGYYMDFPHNHGDQRAQTPPAHATDNMSAGPHPGELQNGGEIHSNSQAPRAQGQEGGVAVKPKMSTSSPDRVHRLTSPSSGYSSQSNTPTAGTPVPSFIRSMSPSGGRPKPKVPERKSSLLSSVSMSSSSTSLSSNTSDSLKSTGPPPPPPPPLPLSSSSAPNTPLGPPPPFPPPLPPTTTAGTPLRAPPLPPPACSISPEFPPPPSPELLIPPSSSFNGSFSPPPPPPPPFPSMGPPPPPPLPSFAPPSSSPSFVKAVKDSPKPALSESPTKSSKPLITPFALQSVQLRSVKRPEKEINGKSDHTNAQETGMDLLHGLKPQTLQKSLSVDTPTVLPLSNYSPEEDSRNSSPSPVSKLLNELSLDCSITDYTPDSAVENGKPEDQCYFLLNGKESPSPPQSSQSSPVKQKPPAVSKKPKFIPQQVTEPVPPQLEDTTSPSQMEDQVDAPQRQTKEGVKKSKSEQQKEVEISESSEPLEESSETSTDSQDESQISASASQDTSFDQGLCANGEALEEEEEEEGDGTSSTTGSISSKEDDTGEVFDSSTAESSPAPSANGASDENMVTPTPSRTRTTEDLFAAIHRSKRKVLGRKESDDEKNRAGSSPQSPPVTPTAMSPGSTSSLPRQSGSIQRNLRKSCTSSDTFKALLLKKGSRSETSFRMSAAEMLRSTDPRFQRTRSDSELDPPAASPSSPTAPHSPLTSPGRGKRATEEWNRYETFSLSSPTSSSFSTSGSKYGRSRTPPSAASSKYNARCRILSSPMTVICEREGELAENEYGDTAESLSGPAAQTLPRLKDSNGTLSDESRS, from the exons AATGTGACAAGCTGAGGAAAGATGGTTTCCGGAGCTCTCAGTACTACTCTCAGGGTCCCACCTTCTCTGACCCCGCACAGTCCACCAGCAGCCTGCAGGACGACGAGGATGACGACATTGATAAGAAG TCCACAGCTTCATCGGCGGAGGACGACAAATCTCAGCTCTCCATGAGGAGCCAGACCCCACTGGGTGAAGGAGGGGAGGGGTCTGAGTTTGATGGGCAGGTGGTATGGACCAAGGCTCCACCCCTCCCCACCCCAGAAGAGAAGATGAGGCAGACGGCCAAGGCCGTGCCCACGGACATAGTCCCCATTAACGTCACAG GGGCAGTGTTTGACCGACAGGCGAGCATCCGGCGCTCCCTCATTAACACTGACACCGTGTCCCGCCGGCCCAAGAAGGTCAAACGCAGAAAGACTATATCAGGGCTGCCTGACAACATCAACCAGGAGCTAG CAGCAAAAGGATACAGCGGAGATCTCCGGCCACATTCCATGTTCCTACCAGGACACTACTCCACCTTGAGCAGAGTCGGGAGCGTCAACTCGACGCTCCGACGTTCACAGACCAGAGATTCCAGCTGCCAGACGGAAGAAGTGAAGATTGTACCGCCGTCCATGAGAAGGATCCGTGCTCAGCGTGGACAAGGAATCGCTGCTCAGATGGCCGGCATATCTGCTtcttcttcaacaggaagtaTATCCATCTCGAGTAGTGACAGCTCTGGGATCTTGATGATGCCGCATCACTTCAACGGAGATCCTTCCCGTTTTCACAGTCTGCCCCGTGGTGCCAGGGTGTCGCTCAGTGCTGACCCCATCTATAGCAGCACCCCCATCAAGTCGTTGGAGCAGACTACTCCTCAGAGGCAGATTGGAAAGCTACAGGTTGACGATACAGTGGTGCATATGAGAAACATCCCGAGGACAGGCACACTGCCCAGGCCCAAGTCTCAGGAACTGAGAGGGACACAGTCCAGTGATTGGGGCGGTGGTCCAGCATGTCTGGTCTCCCCACATGCTGCCTACTCCACCTCAGTCATCCCTAACGCCACCCTATCCAGCTCCTCTGAGGTCATCACACTAAACACCACCGGTCAGCTCTCCCACTCCCCAAACTCGGCTTACCCAGCAGCGCGGCCACTCAGTCTGGCTTCCTCTACCAACACAGACCCCCTGATCTCCAGTCCAGCAGCCTTCacccacagctccacctgcccAGCCTTGGCCACCTCTACCCCGAATCGTACCCAACAGGATGGTGGTCAGGTAGTCAAAGGTCCTGCCAGCGAGTCAGGGCACTCGGACAGCAGCGTACACAGCCACAGCACCTTGGCCCCCACACCGCCATCCTGCCTGCCGGAGGAGCAGTGGATCTACGACACGCCGGAAAATGTTGTGGCTCCACACCGCACTCTgacctccagctgctccactCCTATTAACCAGCTGTATAACAGCCTGGACCACTCTTCCAGGACCACTACTGACTCCAGCTCTGTCTACTCCCAAGACAACGATGGGTACTACACCTCCATGCACATGGACTCAGGCCTTCGCTCTCGCAGCCACGGCAGCGGGCATGGTGCAGCAGCTGGAAGAGCCACCCGGCATAGCATGTACGAGTGTCGCGAGATGGCCAATCAGGAAGACTCTGGAAGCTTGTACAGCGACCGCTCTCTGTCCCGCAGCATCTCCCTCCGCAAGTCCAAGAAGCCTCCACTGCCCCCGGCTCGCACAGACTCTCTTAGACGCAAACCTGGACCGAAAAAGCCCCTAGGAGGCGTAAGCGCCATCAGCGGCGGCAACGAGCCAAACGGTGCCATGCTCAATGAGACTCTTATTGCCAGCTTGCAGCAGAGCCTACAGATGGGCCTGAGAGGAGGGAAAGGTAAAGGGGCCTCACCGTCTTCACCCTCTCACAGCCCAAGCAGTGACTACGATGACCCTTGGGTGCTACGGCCACGGAGTCAGAGCAGCATCAGTGCAGGTAGCTCTGCAGCGTCGCTAGCAGCTAACACAAACGGTGGCAATGCTTCTAATGTATACTCGCTTTGCCATGTGACGCCTGCTCACAGCGAGACGAGCAGCTTGCGCTCGGACTATGCTGACTCCTGGGGATACTACATGGACTTCCCTCATAACCATGGCGATCAGAGGGCACAGACTCCTCCAGCCCACGCCACAGATAACATGTCGGCTGGTCCTCACCCAGGAGAGTTGCAGAATGGAGGCGAGATTCACAGCAACAGCCAGGCACCTCGAGCTCAAGGCCAGGAGGGAGGGGTAGCAGTGAAGCCCAAAATGTCCACCTCCTCACCGGACAGGGTGCACAGACTGACCTCCCCGTCAAGCGGCTACTCCAGCCAGTCCAACACCCCCACAGCAGGAACCCCGGTGCCCTCCTTCATCAGGTCCATGTCTCCCTCCGGCGGCCGGCCCAAGCCCAAAGTGCCTGAGAGAAAgtcatctctcctctcctccgtaTCCatgtcctcctcttccacctccctctcctccaacACCTCAGACTCACTTAAAAGCACCGgacctccccctccacctcctccacccctgcccctctcttcctcctcagctcccaACACCCCTCTCGGCCCACCTCCACCCTTCCCTCCCCCTCTACCTCCAACGACCACTGCAGGCACTCCTCTGCGAGCTCCCCCATTACCACCCCCTGCCTGCTCCATCTCCCCAGAattccctcctcctccgtccCCTGAGTTGCTAATCCCCCCCAGTTCATCCTTCAACGGGAGCTTCAGTCCTCCCCCTCCGCCTCCCCCTCCTTTCCCCTCCATGGGGCCACCGCCACCTCCTCCACTGCCTTCTTTTGCcccaccttcctcctctccatcttttgtGAAGGCAGTTAAAGATTCTCCTAAACCAGCTCTTTCCGAGAGCCCCACAAAGTCATCTAAGCCCCTGATCACCCCGTTTGCACTGCAGAGCGTTCAACTCCGCTCTGTTAAACGGCCAGAGAAGGAGATTAACGGCAAATCAGACCACACAAACGCTCAGGAAACAGGGATGGACCTCCTTCACGGTCTAAAGCCCCAGACCCTGCAGAAGTCTCTCTCCGTGGACACTCCCACCGTGTTACCCCTTTCAAACTACTCCCCAGAGGAAGATTCACGTAACTCCTCGCCATCACCTGTgtcaaagcttttaaatgaattgTCTTTGGACTGCAGCATCACAGATTACACACCAGACAGTGCTGTTGAAAATGGAAAACCCGAGGATCAGTGTTACTTTCTCTTAAATGGAAAAGAAAGTCCCAGTCCCCCACAGAGCTCCCAAAGCTCTCCTGTCAAACAGAAGCCTCCGGCAGTCTCAAAGAAACCCAAGTTTATCCCTCAACAAGTCACCGAACCGGTTCCACCTCAGCTTGAGGATACAACCAGTCCGTCTCAGATGGAAGACCAAGTAGATgcaccacaaagacagacaaaggAAGGGGTGAAAAAGAGTAAAAGTGAGCAACAGAAGGAAGTGGAAATTTCAGAGAGCTCAGAGCCTCTCGAAGAGAGCAGTGAAACATCAACAGACAGCCAGGACGAGTCCCAGATCTCTGCTTCTGCCAGCCAGGACACAAGTTTTGACCAAGGGTTGTGTGCCAATGGAGAAGCTcttgaagaggaagaggaggaggagggagatgggACAAGTAGCACGACCGGATCCATCAGCTCCAAGGAGGACGACACCG GTGAGGTGTTCGACTCCAGTACGGCTGAATCGTCTCCGGCCCCGTCAGCCAACGGGGCATCCGATGAGAACATGGTGACCCCGACTCCGTCGCGGACTCGGACCACTGAGGACCTGTTTGCCGCCATTCACAG GTCGAAGCGCAAGGTCCTGGGCCGCAAGGAGTCTGACGACGAGAAGAACCGGGCTGGGAGCAGCCCACAGTCTCCACCTGTCACCCCCACAGCCATGTCCCCAGGGTCCACGTCTTCCTTGCCCCGCCAGTCGGGCTCGATCCAGCGAAACCTCCGCAAGTCCTGCACCAGCAGCGACACCTTCAAAGCCCTGCTCCTGAAGAAGGGCAGCCGCTCAGAGACCAGCTTCAGGATGTCGGCAGCTGAGATGCTTCGCTCCACTGACCCTCGCTTCCAGAGAACCCGCTCCGACTCAGAGCTGGACCCCCCTGCTGCTTCACCCTCCTCACCGACGGCGCCACACAGCCCCCTAACCTCCCCTGGCCGTGGTAAGAGGGCGACAGAAGAGTGGAATCGCTACGAGACCTTCTCTCTGTCCTCGCCGACTTCATCGTCCTTCTCGACGAGCGGGTCGAAATACGGGCGCTCACGCACGCCGCCGTCTGCCGCCAGCAGCAAGTACAATGCGCGCTGCCGAATCCTCAGCAGCCCAATGACTGTAATCTGTGAGCGCGAGGGCGAGCTGGCTGAGAACGAGTACGGAGACACTGCAGAGAGTCTGTCAGGACCAGCGGCCCAGACTCTCCCTAGGCTCAAAGACTCCAATGGCACTTTATCTGACGAGAGCAGAAGTTAA
- the nhsl1b gene encoding NHS-like protein 1 isoform X10 translates to MVFIGTSLKSVIKYFKRKAVSNLDEESKWTVHYTAPWHQQENVFLPGSRPPCVEDLHRQAKVNLKTALRECDKLRKDGFRSSQYYSQGPTFSDPAQSTSSLQDDEDDDIDKKSTASSAEDDKSQLSMRSQTPLGEGGEGSEFDGQVVWTKAPPLPTPEEKMRQTAKAVPTDIVPINVTGAVFDRQASIRRSLINTDTVSRRPKKVKRRKTISGLPDNINQELAKGYSGDLRPHSMFLPGHYSTLSRVGSVNSTLRRSQTRDSSCQTEEVKIVPPSMRRIRAQRGQGIAAQMAGISASSSTGSISISSSDSSGILMMPHHFNGDPSRFHSLPRGARVSLSADPIYSSTPIKSLEQTTPQRQIGKLQVDDTVVHMRNIPRTGTLPRPKSQELRGTQSSDWGGGPACLVSPHAAYSTSVIPNATLSSSSEVITLNTTGQLSHSPNSAYPAARPLSLASSTNTDPLISSPAAFTHSSTCPALATSTPNRTQQDGGQVVKGPASESGHSDSSVHSHSTLAPTPPSCLPEEQWIYDTPENVVAPHRTLTSSCSTPINQLYNSLDHSSRTTTDSSSVYSQDNDGYYTSMHMDSGLRSRSHGSGHGAAAGRATRHSMYECREMANQEDSGSLYSDRSLSRSISLRKSKKPPLPPARTDSLRRKPGPKKPLGGVSAISGGNEPNGAMLNETLIASLQQSLQMGLRGGKGKGASPSSPSHSPSSDYDDPWVLRPRSQSSISAGSSAASLAANTNGGNASNVYSLCHVTPAHSETSSLRSDYADSWGYYMDFPHNHGDQRAQTPPAHATDNMSAGPHPGELQNGGEIHSNSQAPRAQGQEGGVAVKPKMSTSSPDRVHRLTSPSSGYSSQSNTPTAGTPVPSFIRSMSPSGGRPKPKVPERKSSLLSSVSMSSSSTSLSSNTSDSLKSTGPPPPPPPPLPLSSSSAPNTPLGPPPPFPPPLPPTTTAGTPLRAPPLPPPACSISPEFPPPPSPELLIPPSSSFNGSFSPPPPPPPPFPSMGPPPPPPLPSFAPPSSSPSFVKAVKDSPKPALSESPTKSSKPLITPFALQSVQLRSVKRPEKEINGKSDHTNAQETGMDLLHGLKPQTLQKSLSVDTPTVLPLSNYSPEEDSRNSSPSPVSKLLNELSLDCSITDYTPDSAVENGKPEDQCYFLLNGKESPSPPQSSQSSPVKQKPPAVSKKPKFIPQQVTEPVPPQLEDTTSPSQMEDQVDAPQRQTKEGVKKSKSEQQKEVEISESSEPLEESSETSTDSQDESQISASASQDTSFDQGLCANGEALEEEEEEEGDGTSSTTGSISSKEDDTGEVFDSSTAESSPAPSANGASDENMVTPTPSRTRTTEDLFAAIHRSKRKVLGRKESDDEKNRAGSSPQSPPVTPTAMSPGSTSSLPRQSGSIQRNLRKSCTSSDTFKALLLKKGSRSETSFRMSAAEMLRSTDPRFQRTRSDSELDPPAASPSSPTAPHSPLTSPGRGKRATEEWNRYETFSLSSPTSSSFSTSGSKYGRSRTPPSAASSKYNARCRILSSPMTVICEREGELAENEYGDTAESLSGPAAQTLPRLKDSNGTLSDESRS, encoded by the exons AATGTGACAAGCTGAGGAAAGATGGTTTCCGGAGCTCTCAGTACTACTCTCAGGGTCCCACCTTCTCTGACCCCGCACAGTCCACCAGCAGCCTGCAGGACGACGAGGATGACGACATTGATAAGAAG TCCACAGCTTCATCGGCGGAGGACGACAAATCTCAGCTCTCCATGAGGAGCCAGACCCCACTGGGTGAAGGAGGGGAGGGGTCTGAGTTTGATGGGCAGGTGGTATGGACCAAGGCTCCACCCCTCCCCACCCCAGAAGAGAAGATGAGGCAGACGGCCAAGGCCGTGCCCACGGACATAGTCCCCATTAACGTCACAG GGGCAGTGTTTGACCGACAGGCGAGCATCCGGCGCTCCCTCATTAACACTGACACCGTGTCCCGCCGGCCCAAGAAGGTCAAACGCAGAAAGACTATATCAGGGCTGCCTGACAACATCAACCAGGAGCTAG CAAAAGGATACAGCGGAGATCTCCGGCCACATTCCATGTTCCTACCAGGACACTACTCCACCTTGAGCAGAGTCGGGAGCGTCAACTCGACGCTCCGACGTTCACAGACCAGAGATTCCAGCTGCCAGACGGAAGAAGTGAAGATTGTACCGCCGTCCATGAGAAGGATCCGTGCTCAGCGTGGACAAGGAATCGCTGCTCAGATGGCCGGCATATCTGCTtcttcttcaacaggaagtaTATCCATCTCGAGTAGTGACAGCTCTGGGATCTTGATGATGCCGCATCACTTCAACGGAGATCCTTCCCGTTTTCACAGTCTGCCCCGTGGTGCCAGGGTGTCGCTCAGTGCTGACCCCATCTATAGCAGCACCCCCATCAAGTCGTTGGAGCAGACTACTCCTCAGAGGCAGATTGGAAAGCTACAGGTTGACGATACAGTGGTGCATATGAGAAACATCCCGAGGACAGGCACACTGCCCAGGCCCAAGTCTCAGGAACTGAGAGGGACACAGTCCAGTGATTGGGGCGGTGGTCCAGCATGTCTGGTCTCCCCACATGCTGCCTACTCCACCTCAGTCATCCCTAACGCCACCCTATCCAGCTCCTCTGAGGTCATCACACTAAACACCACCGGTCAGCTCTCCCACTCCCCAAACTCGGCTTACCCAGCAGCGCGGCCACTCAGTCTGGCTTCCTCTACCAACACAGACCCCCTGATCTCCAGTCCAGCAGCCTTCacccacagctccacctgcccAGCCTTGGCCACCTCTACCCCGAATCGTACCCAACAGGATGGTGGTCAGGTAGTCAAAGGTCCTGCCAGCGAGTCAGGGCACTCGGACAGCAGCGTACACAGCCACAGCACCTTGGCCCCCACACCGCCATCCTGCCTGCCGGAGGAGCAGTGGATCTACGACACGCCGGAAAATGTTGTGGCTCCACACCGCACTCTgacctccagctgctccactCCTATTAACCAGCTGTATAACAGCCTGGACCACTCTTCCAGGACCACTACTGACTCCAGCTCTGTCTACTCCCAAGACAACGATGGGTACTACACCTCCATGCACATGGACTCAGGCCTTCGCTCTCGCAGCCACGGCAGCGGGCATGGTGCAGCAGCTGGAAGAGCCACCCGGCATAGCATGTACGAGTGTCGCGAGATGGCCAATCAGGAAGACTCTGGAAGCTTGTACAGCGACCGCTCTCTGTCCCGCAGCATCTCCCTCCGCAAGTCCAAGAAGCCTCCACTGCCCCCGGCTCGCACAGACTCTCTTAGACGCAAACCTGGACCGAAAAAGCCCCTAGGAGGCGTAAGCGCCATCAGCGGCGGCAACGAGCCAAACGGTGCCATGCTCAATGAGACTCTTATTGCCAGCTTGCAGCAGAGCCTACAGATGGGCCTGAGAGGAGGGAAAGGTAAAGGGGCCTCACCGTCTTCACCCTCTCACAGCCCAAGCAGTGACTACGATGACCCTTGGGTGCTACGGCCACGGAGTCAGAGCAGCATCAGTGCAGGTAGCTCTGCAGCGTCGCTAGCAGCTAACACAAACGGTGGCAATGCTTCTAATGTATACTCGCTTTGCCATGTGACGCCTGCTCACAGCGAGACGAGCAGCTTGCGCTCGGACTATGCTGACTCCTGGGGATACTACATGGACTTCCCTCATAACCATGGCGATCAGAGGGCACAGACTCCTCCAGCCCACGCCACAGATAACATGTCGGCTGGTCCTCACCCAGGAGAGTTGCAGAATGGAGGCGAGATTCACAGCAACAGCCAGGCACCTCGAGCTCAAGGCCAGGAGGGAGGGGTAGCAGTGAAGCCCAAAATGTCCACCTCCTCACCGGACAGGGTGCACAGACTGACCTCCCCGTCAAGCGGCTACTCCAGCCAGTCCAACACCCCCACAGCAGGAACCCCGGTGCCCTCCTTCATCAGGTCCATGTCTCCCTCCGGCGGCCGGCCCAAGCCCAAAGTGCCTGAGAGAAAgtcatctctcctctcctccgtaTCCatgtcctcctcttccacctccctctcctccaacACCTCAGACTCACTTAAAAGCACCGgacctccccctccacctcctccacccctgcccctctcttcctcctcagctcccaACACCCCTCTCGGCCCACCTCCACCCTTCCCTCCCCCTCTACCTCCAACGACCACTGCAGGCACTCCTCTGCGAGCTCCCCCATTACCACCCCCTGCCTGCTCCATCTCCCCAGAattccctcctcctccgtccCCTGAGTTGCTAATCCCCCCCAGTTCATCCTTCAACGGGAGCTTCAGTCCTCCCCCTCCGCCTCCCCCTCCTTTCCCCTCCATGGGGCCACCGCCACCTCCTCCACTGCCTTCTTTTGCcccaccttcctcctctccatcttttgtGAAGGCAGTTAAAGATTCTCCTAAACCAGCTCTTTCCGAGAGCCCCACAAAGTCATCTAAGCCCCTGATCACCCCGTTTGCACTGCAGAGCGTTCAACTCCGCTCTGTTAAACGGCCAGAGAAGGAGATTAACGGCAAATCAGACCACACAAACGCTCAGGAAACAGGGATGGACCTCCTTCACGGTCTAAAGCCCCAGACCCTGCAGAAGTCTCTCTCCGTGGACACTCCCACCGTGTTACCCCTTTCAAACTACTCCCCAGAGGAAGATTCACGTAACTCCTCGCCATCACCTGTgtcaaagcttttaaatgaattgTCTTTGGACTGCAGCATCACAGATTACACACCAGACAGTGCTGTTGAAAATGGAAAACCCGAGGATCAGTGTTACTTTCTCTTAAATGGAAAAGAAAGTCCCAGTCCCCCACAGAGCTCCCAAAGCTCTCCTGTCAAACAGAAGCCTCCGGCAGTCTCAAAGAAACCCAAGTTTATCCCTCAACAAGTCACCGAACCGGTTCCACCTCAGCTTGAGGATACAACCAGTCCGTCTCAGATGGAAGACCAAGTAGATgcaccacaaagacagacaaaggAAGGGGTGAAAAAGAGTAAAAGTGAGCAACAGAAGGAAGTGGAAATTTCAGAGAGCTCAGAGCCTCTCGAAGAGAGCAGTGAAACATCAACAGACAGCCAGGACGAGTCCCAGATCTCTGCTTCTGCCAGCCAGGACACAAGTTTTGACCAAGGGTTGTGTGCCAATGGAGAAGCTcttgaagaggaagaggaggaggagggagatgggACAAGTAGCACGACCGGATCCATCAGCTCCAAGGAGGACGACACCG GTGAGGTGTTCGACTCCAGTACGGCTGAATCGTCTCCGGCCCCGTCAGCCAACGGGGCATCCGATGAGAACATGGTGACCCCGACTCCGTCGCGGACTCGGACCACTGAGGACCTGTTTGCCGCCATTCACAG GTCGAAGCGCAAGGTCCTGGGCCGCAAGGAGTCTGACGACGAGAAGAACCGGGCTGGGAGCAGCCCACAGTCTCCACCTGTCACCCCCACAGCCATGTCCCCAGGGTCCACGTCTTCCTTGCCCCGCCAGTCGGGCTCGATCCAGCGAAACCTCCGCAAGTCCTGCACCAGCAGCGACACCTTCAAAGCCCTGCTCCTGAAGAAGGGCAGCCGCTCAGAGACCAGCTTCAGGATGTCGGCAGCTGAGATGCTTCGCTCCACTGACCCTCGCTTCCAGAGAACCCGCTCCGACTCAGAGCTGGACCCCCCTGCTGCTTCACCCTCCTCACCGACGGCGCCACACAGCCCCCTAACCTCCCCTGGCCGTGGTAAGAGGGCGACAGAAGAGTGGAATCGCTACGAGACCTTCTCTCTGTCCTCGCCGACTTCATCGTCCTTCTCGACGAGCGGGTCGAAATACGGGCGCTCACGCACGCCGCCGTCTGCCGCCAGCAGCAAGTACAATGCGCGCTGCCGAATCCTCAGCAGCCCAATGACTGTAATCTGTGAGCGCGAGGGCGAGCTGGCTGAGAACGAGTACGGAGACACTGCAGAGAGTCTGTCAGGACCAGCGGCCCAGACTCTCCCTAGGCTCAAAGACTCCAATGGCACTTTATCTGACGAGAGCAGAAGTTAA